The DNA window GCGAGAACTCCAGGTGCTGGCCCGAGACGAGCGAGCCGAACCGGAAGGGGCCGGTGCCCACGGGGGCCTGGGCGAAGCCCGGTCGCTCGCCGGCGCCCTCGGGGATCACCGCCGCGTAGTTGAGCCCCAGCACCTGCAGGAAGGTGGGCTGGGGGGCCGAGAGCCTGATGACGAGCGTGTCGGGTCGCGGGGTGGACAGCCCCGCGAGCTTGCGCGTCGCGCCCGAGAGCACCTCCTCGGATCCTGCGATCGCGCGGTAGAAGCTGGAGCCGGGGGACTTGGTCTCGGGCCAGAAGAGGCGCGTGAGCGAGTAGGCGACGTCCGAGGAGGTGAGGGGCTTGCCGTCGTGGAAGCGCACCCCCTTGCGCAGGGTGAAGGTGAGGACCCTGCCGTCCCTGGAGACCGCGTAGCGCTCGGCCAGCTCCGGGACGATGCGGGCCTTCTCGTCGAAGGTGACCAGGCCGTTGTAGAGCCAGTGGCTCACGGCGATGGCCGCCACGTTGGAGGCGATGGCCGGGTCCAGGGTGCTCGGGGCGTCCTGGAGGCCGAGCCTCAGGGTGCCGGGCCTGGCCCAGGCGGCGCCCGGCGCCGCGAGCGCCGGCACCAGGCAGAGCCCGAGGATCAGCAACCGGGTCGCGTGGGGCGAAAGAAGGGGGGCTGGCATGTCGAAATCCTCGCTCATCCGCCGGTGCTGCTCAGCCGCCGGCGCTCCTCGGCTTGCCACGCCGCGAAGTCCTCGCGGATGAGGGGGACGAAGCGGGCGCTCAGGGCGTCGAGGGTGTGCTGCATCAGGGCCTGGAGGGCCCCATGGACCACCCCGTGGGGCAAGAGGCCGAGGGCCCGGGGCAGCCTGAGCCTCGCCTCGGCCTGGGTCCAGCAGAACAGGGTGGTCTCGTCGCCCAGGCCGAGGAACTGGGCCTCGCCCTCGAAGCCGGCCGTGAGGTCCAGGTCGCTGCTCGACACCAGGTGGCAGCCTTTGCTCTGCATGTGGGTGACGCCGGGGCGGTCGGTGAAGGCCACGTCGAAGCACGGCGTCACCGACAGGCCCAGGGCCGAGAAGCCGCGGGTGGCGACGCGGTACAGGCCGGGGCCCTGGCAGGTGACCCGCTCGGGCCCGATGAGCTTGCCGAGCAGCGCCTCGTTGGCCGAGAAGTAGCGCGCGACCTCGCAAGGCGCCGCCGAGAGGGTGACGGTGCGCTCGGTGTAGGCGTCGAGCTCGACGTCCATGCTTCAGGCCTTTCCCTTCTCGCCCCAGCGATCGCCGAGCACGTTGGCCGCCAGCACGACCGCGAGGATCCCGAAGCCCGGCATGGCGATGAGCCAGGGGGCCGAGTAGAAGTAGGCCTGCCCGCCCTGCATCATGTTGCCCCAGCTGGGGTCGGGGAGCCGCACGCCCAGCCCCAGGAAGCTCAGCGCCGCCTCCAGCAGGAGCATGTCGGCGAGCTTGAGGGTGAGCAGCGAGGCCAGGATCGGCGCGACGTTGGGGAGCACGTGCCGGGCGATGATCCAGCCGTGGGGGGCTCCGATCGCCCGGGAGGCTTCGATGAACTCCTGCTCGCGGACCGAGAGGGCGCTCGCGCGCACCACCCGGGCGATCGCCGTCCAGCCCACCAGCCCGAGGGTCAGCACCACCATCCAGGGCGAGGAGGGCAGCACCGCCGAAAGGCCGATGGCCAGAAGCAGGGTCGGGAAGGCCATGACCACCTCGGTCAGGCGCATGAGCGCGAGGTCCACCCACCCCCGGAAGTAGCCCGACAGGATGCCGACCGCCCCGCCGATGGCGCCGGCGAGCGCGGTGGCGAAGAGGCCCACCCACAGCGAGGCGCGCGCGCCCACCAGCCAGCGCGCGAGCACGTCGCGGCCCAGGTCGTCGGTGCCCATGGGGTGCGCCCACGAGGGGGGAAGGGGCATGCCGACCGCGTCGAGACCGTCGCTGAGCTGTAAGAGGGGATCGCCGTGCCAGACCCAGGGGGCCGCGATCGCAAGCAGCGCGAAGGCACCGAGGAGGGCGAGGCTCAGGGCGCTGGCGCTCGCCAGGCCCCGGCGCGCGCGCGCGGCGACCATGCCGGGGCGCGGGGCTGCGGCGTCGGGGGAAAGGGCCGGTTGGGCCATGGAAAGCCTTTCAGCGAGGTGAGCGGGGCTCAAACCAGCAAAAAGTAAGGGTTTTGAGGGGGGTTGTCAAGGATCGCTCGCGATGCCCCGCCGGAGCCGAATCGCCGGAATTTTTCGGCCGGATCGGCCTAATGATCGGCTTGCTCGGTGGGTATAGTACGACAGGTGGCGATTGCGCCCAGCGAGCGACGTCAGGCGGTGTCGGGGGTGTCCATGCAGAATCGTCTCTTCATCCTGATCGGGGCGCTGATCCTCGGGCTCTCGGCGCTCCCGGCCTCGGCCGAGACCGCGCTGTCGGCAAAGTCGGCCCTGGTGCTCGACGCCATGGGCAACGTCCTCTACGAGCGCAACCCCACCGCCAAGCTCCCGCCCGCGAGCACCACCAAGGTCCTCACGGTGCTGGTCGCCCTCGAGAGCGCCCACCTGGACGACACCGTCACGGTCTCGCGCAGGGCGGCTGCCGCCGAGCCCTCCAAGCTCGGCCTCAAGGCCGGCGAGACCTACACCGTCCGCGAGCTGTGCTATGCCGCCCTCATGAAGTCCGCCAACGACGCGTGCGTGGCGCTCGCCGAGCACATCGCGGGATCCGAGGCCCAGTTCGCCGTCCTCATGAACCGCAAGGCCCGCTTGCTGGGGGCCAGCGACTCCCACTTCGCCAACTCCAACGGCCTGCCCCACAAGAAGCACTACTCCACCGCCCGGGACCTGGCCGCCATCCTCCAGGCCGCCCTCCAGAACCCGGTCTTCGTCCGGATCGCGACGACGACCTCCATCGCGCTGGAGTGGCCCGGCCACCACCCGTCGGTGACGGTCCACAACAAGAACCGCCTGCTCACCCAGTACGACTACCCGGTGCTCGGCAAGACCGGCTACACCCTCGCGGCGCGCCACTGCTACGTGGGCCAGGCCCAGAGCGAGAACCCGGTCACGGTCGTGCTCCTGGGCAGCCAGAAGCTCTGGCCCGAGGCCCGCCAGCTGCTCGACCTCGGCACCCGGGCCGTCGAGCGCCAGATCGCCGCCGGCGGCGGCCAGGGGGCACAGGCGGCGCTTCCTTCCTTCTGACGCTAGCGCTTCTTGGCGGGATCCGCGCAGAGGATGCGCGCTTGCTTTGCCCCGAGCGAGACCTGGATCTTGCCGCTCTTGACCGTCACGCGATCGCCCGTGAGCCGATCGACCAGGACCGTCCCCTCTACGAGCTTGCTCTCGGCGCGCAGGGGGATGAGCCGCTGCTGCGAACGGTCGTCGTTGTTGAGGGCGACCACCGCCTCGTCGTCCGGGGCCTGGCGCAGGTAGGCGTAGACCTGGTCGTCCTGCCACATCTCGAGCTGCTTACCGCGCCGCAGGGCCGTCGAGCCCTTGCGGATCGAAAGCAGCTGCCTGGTGTAGGCGCGCATGTCCTCGTTGGCGCCCCAGGTCATGTCGCGGCGGTTGTCCGGCTCGGCCCCGCCCCCGAGCGCCACCTCGGTGCCGTAGTAGATCATGGGCATCCCGCGCACCGTCAGCGCGCAGGCCACGGCGAGCTTGAGCTTGCTCACGTCGCCGCCCGCCTGCGACAGGAAGCGCGGCACGTCGTGGTTGTCGACGAAGGGGCTGAGCATGCTCGCGTCCGGGTAGAGGGCGTCCTGGGCGAAGCGATCGCCCAGGCGGCGCATGGAGGCGCCCTTGGCGAAGACGTCGGTCATGGTGTAGTAGAGCGGGAAGTCGAAGAGGCTGTCGAACTTGCTCTCGCGCTGGTAGCTCGCGACCACCCCCGGGTCCCCGTGGAGGATCTCGCCGAGGGTCATGAAGCCCTGGCCCCTGGCCGCATGGGAGCTCGCGTTGAGCTCCTTCCAGAAGCCCTTGGGGGCATGCTTGAGCGCATCGATCCGAAAGCCGTCCAGATCGAGCTTCTCGGCCCAGCCCAGGTAGGTGTCGACGAGGAACTTCGAGACCTCGGGCTTCTCCTGGGCGAAGTCGGGCAGGCCGAACAGGGAGCCGTTCTCGCACCACCACGGGTCGTCCCAGTTCTGGATGTCGCCGAAGGAGTGGAAGAAGCCCTGGTAGCGGGGATTCTGGACGGGGAAGGAGTAGCCCGCCTGGTTGCAGACCACGTCGAGCAGGACCTTCATGCCCTTGCGGTGGGCCTTGGTCGTGAGCTCCTGGGCCTTCTCGAGGGTGCCGAG is part of the Pantanalinema sp. genome and encodes:
- a CDS encoding alpha-amylase family glycosyl hydrolase — its product is MKHRRLTLSLLASAVLAGCALPGAGTPGAASAGPDVRAQQRSARQWKDEVVYFAFLDRFSNGDRTNDHHVDRANPTAYHGGDLQGLIDKLDYLSDLGVTTLWLSPLLDNDDDQLKKTGLWGYHGYWTKDFSAIDEHLGTLEKAQELTTKAHRKGMKVLLDVVCNQAGYSFPVQNPRYQGFFHSFGDIQNWDDPWWCENGSLFGLPDFAQEKPEVSKFLVDTYLGWAEKLDLDGFRIDALKHAPKGFWKELNASSHAARGQGFMTLGEILHGDPGVVASYQRESKFDSLFDFPLYYTMTDVFAKGASMRRLGDRFAQDALYPDASMLSPFVDNHDVPRFLSQAGGDVSKLKLAVACALTVRGMPMIYYGTEVALGGGAEPDNRRDMTWGANEDMRAYTRQLLSIRKGSTALRRGKQLEMWQDDQVYAYLRQAPDDEAVVALNNDDRSQQRLIPLRAESKLVEGTVLVDRLTGDRVTVKSGKIQVSLGAKQARILCADPAKKR
- a CDS encoding ABC transporter permease; this translates as MAQPALSPDAAAPRPGMVAARARRGLASASALSLALLGAFALLAIAAPWVWHGDPLLQLSDGLDAVGMPLPPSWAHPMGTDDLGRDVLARWLVGARASLWVGLFATALAGAIGGAVGILSGYFRGWVDLALMRLTEVVMAFPTLLLAIGLSAVLPSSPWMVVLTLGLVGWTAIARVVRASALSVREQEFIEASRAIGAPHGWIIARHVLPNVAPILASLLTLKLADMLLLEAALSFLGLGVRLPDPSWGNMMQGGQAYFYSAPWLIAMPGFGILAVVLAANVLGDRWGEKGKA
- a CDS encoding DUF1997 domain-containing protein, translating into MDVELDAYTERTVTLSAAPCEVARYFSANEALLGKLIGPERVTCQGPGLYRVATRGFSALGLSVTPCFDVAFTDRPGVTHMQSKGCHLVSSSDLDLTAGFEGEAQFLGLGDETTLFCWTQAEARLRLPRALGLLPHGVVHGALQALMQHTLDALSARFVPLIREDFAAWQAEERRRLSSTGG
- a CDS encoding D-alanyl-D-alanine carboxypeptidase family protein, whose protein sequence is MQNRLFILIGALILGLSALPASAETALSAKSALVLDAMGNVLYERNPTAKLPPASTTKVLTVLVALESAHLDDTVTVSRRAAAAEPSKLGLKAGETYTVRELCYAALMKSANDACVALAEHIAGSEAQFAVLMNRKARLLGASDSHFANSNGLPHKKHYSTARDLAAILQAALQNPVFVRIATTTSIALEWPGHHPSVTVHNKNRLLTQYDYPVLGKTGYTLAARHCYVGQAQSENPVTVVLLGSQKLWPEARQLLDLGTRAVERQIAAGGGQGAQAALPSF